One region of Mangifera indica cultivar Alphonso chromosome 3, CATAS_Mindica_2.1, whole genome shotgun sequence genomic DNA includes:
- the LOC123211675 gene encoding protein WVD2-like 3 yields the protein MHRTAASSRTIKSRMTVSAAPPFRCSEHAEKQKEFYSKLEEKHKAMEAEKSQSEARTKILIFEGRDRGGGQAIQKEFIFYGEPNAKLLP from the exons ATGCATAGAACTGCAGCATCTTCAAGGACTATTAAGTCCAGGATGACTGTTTCTGCAGCTCCTCCATTTAGATGTTCAGAACATGCAGAGAAACAGAAGGAG ttttattcaaaattagagGAGAAACATAAAGCAATGGAAGCTGAGAAAAGCCAGAGTGAAGCAAGGACCAAG ATCTTAATATTTGAAGGAAGAGATAGAGGTGGCGGTCAAGCCATTCAGAAAGAGTTTATCTTTTATGGGGAACCCAATGCCAAGCTTCTACCATGA